A genomic window from Labeo rohita strain BAU-BD-2019 chromosome 6, IGBB_LRoh.1.0, whole genome shotgun sequence includes:
- the eif2s2 gene encoding eukaryotic translation initiation factor 2 subunit 2 — protein MSGDEMIFDPTMTKKKKKKKKPFMLEEEGGEGDEGQQVETKETEAEVPEEKEFDLDEDEGRKKETSDDLDDLNFFNQKKKKKKSKKDKIFDADLEEGMKELKIETEPSETQEEDDLMLPAKKKKSRKGKEDTDSQSKDDGVEDEDSKNMDDITFSTQTGPAWAGSERDYTYDELLNRVFNIMREKNPDMVAGEKRKFVMKPPQVVRVGTKKTSFVNFTDICKLLHRQPKHLLAFLLAELGTSGSIDGNNQLVIKGRFQQKQIENVLRRYIKEYVTCHTCRSPDTILQKDTRLYFLQCETCHSRCSVASIKTGFQAVTGKRAQLRAKAN, from the exons ATGTCGGGAGACGAG ATGATATTTGATCCCACTATGaccaagaagaagaagaaaaagaagaagccTTTCATGCTGGAAGAAGAAGGTGGAGAGGGAGATGAAGGCCAACAGGTAGAAACGAAAGAGACAGAGGCTGAAGTGCCTGAGGAGAAAGAGTTCGATCTTGATGAAGATGAGGGGAGGAAGAAAG AAACATCAGATGACCTGGATGACTTAAACTTCTTCAaccagaagaaaaagaaaaagaagtctAAAAAAGACAAGATTTTTGACGCCGATCTTGAAGAAGGAATGAAG GAGCTGAAGATCGAAACGGAGCCGTCAGAGACACAAGAGGAAGATGACTTAATGCTGCCTGCTAAGAAGAAGAAATCACGAAAAGGCAAAGAGGACACAGACAGTCAAAGCAAAGATGACG GTGTCGAAGATGAAGACAGTAAAAACATGGATGACATCACATTCAGCACACAGACGGGCCCTGCCTGGGCAGGATCAGAGAGAGATTACACATATGATGAG cttttaaatAGAGTCTTTAACATCATGCGGGAAAAAAATCCGGACATGGTGGCGGGAGAGAAGAGAAAGTTTGTGATGAAGCCTCCTCAGGTTGTCAGGGTCGGCACAAAGAAGACCTCCTTCGTAAACTTCACAGACATCTGCAAACT gttgCATCGACAGCCAAAACATCTTTTGGCTTTTTTGCTGGCTGAGTTGGGCACAAG cgGGTCCATAGATGGAAACAATCAGCTCGTCATCAAAGGCAGATTCCAGCAGAAACAGATAGAGAATGTCTTAAGAAGATATATAA AGGAGTACGTGACGTGCCACACATGTCGATCTCCTGACACAATCTTGCAGAAGGACACACGTCTGTATTTCTTGCAGTGTGAGACGTGTCACTCCCGATGCTCCGTCGCCAGCATCAAGACCGGATTCCAGGCCGTGACGGGCAAGAGAGCGCAGCTGCGTGCCAAAGCCAACTAA